A region of Leclercia adecarboxylata DNA encodes the following proteins:
- a CDS encoding TetR/AcrR family transcriptional regulator, whose translation MSTKLEQRQKQRQDEIITAARRCFRSSGFHAASMSQIAGEAQLSVGQIYRYFSNKDAIIEEMIRRIIDSRIEEMQGKTLVEGMPQMLAWRQTLNEDDDALMLEMSAEATRNPQVAAMLKEAEARMFANACEHLKKQFPHLSDDHIRCCVEITAVMIEGTIYRRLTPLKVPSEQLEPIYQDILNMLFSAK comes from the coding sequence ATGAGCACAAAACTGGAACAACGCCAGAAACAGCGGCAGGACGAGATCATTACGGCTGCTCGCCGCTGCTTTCGCTCCAGCGGGTTTCACGCCGCCAGCATGTCGCAAATCGCCGGAGAAGCGCAGCTGAGCGTCGGGCAAATCTACCGTTATTTCAGCAACAAAGACGCCATTATCGAAGAGATGATCCGGCGTATCATCGACTCGCGCATCGAGGAGATGCAGGGGAAAACGCTGGTTGAAGGGATGCCGCAGATGCTCGCCTGGCGACAAACCCTCAACGAAGATGACGATGCGCTCATGCTCGAGATGTCCGCCGAGGCCACGCGCAACCCGCAGGTTGCCGCCATGCTGAAAGAGGCCGAAGCGCGGATGTTTGCCAACGCCTGCGAGCACCTCAAAAAGCAGTTCCCTCACCTGAGCGATGACCATATTCGCTGCTGCGTGGAAATTACCGCGGTGATGATCGAGGGGACAATTTACCGTCGATTAACTCCGTTAAAAGTGCCGTCAGAACAATTAGAGCCCATTTATCAGGATATTTTAAATATGCTTTTCTCTGCTAAGTAA